The following coding sequences are from one Xiphophorus couchianus chromosome 7, X_couchianus-1.0, whole genome shotgun sequence window:
- the LOC114148242 gene encoding phosphoribosyl pyrophosphate synthase-associated protein 2 isoform X2: MEMLIMVYACRTSCARSITGVLPYFPYSKQCKMRKRGSIVSKLIASMVCKAGLTHLITMDLHQKEIQGFFNIPVDNLRASPFLLQYIQEEIPDYRNAVIVAKSPASAKRAQSFAERLRLGIAVIHGEAQDAESDQVDGRHSPPTVKTTGAIHPSMEIPLLIPKEKPPITVVGDVGGRIAIIVDDIIDNVDSFVAAAETLKERGAYKIFVMATHGLLSSDAPRFIEESAIDEVVVTNTIPHELQKLQCPKIKTVDISMILSEAIRRIHNGESMSYLFRNIGVDD, translated from the exons ATGGAGATGCTGATCATGGTGTACGCCTGCAGGACGTCATGCGCGCGCAGCATCACCGGCGTCCTGCCCTACTTCCCCTACAGCAAGCAGTGCAAGATGAGGAAGAGGGGCTCCATCGTCTCCAAGCTCATCGCCTCCATGGTGTGTAAAGCCG GCCTCACCCACCTGATCACTATGGACCTCCATCAGAAGGAGATTCAGGGCTTCTTCAACATTCCAGTGGACAATCTGAGAGCGTCTCCGTTTCTGCTTCAGTACATCCAagaggag ATCCCCGACTACAGAAATGCTGTAATTGTTGCAAAATCTCCGGCTTCTGCTAAAAG GGCTCAGTCGTTCGCCGAGCGGCTGCGTCTCGGCATCGCGGTGATCCACGGAGAAGCTCAGGACGCCGAGTCGGACCAGGTAGACGGACGCCACTCCCCCCCCACCGTCAAGACCACCGGAGCCATTCACCCGAGCATGGAGATACCAT TGCTGATCCCTAAAGAAAAGCCTCCAATCACGGTGGTGGGAGACGTAGGGGGACGCATCGCCATCATAGTG GATGACATCATCGATAACGTCGATAGCTTCGTGGCGGCGGCAGAGACACTGAAGGAGAGAGGGGCCTACAAGATCTTTGTCATGGCGACGCACGGGCTCCTCTCCTCGGACGCCCCGAGGTTCATAGAAGAGTCCGCCATTGACGAG GTGGTGGTGACCAACACGATCCCCCACGAGCTCCAGAAGCTCCAGTGCCCAAAGATCAAAACGGTGGACATCAGCATGATCCTGTCGGAGGCCATCCGCCGCATCCACAACGGAGAGTCCATGTCCTATCTGTTCCGCAACATCGGTGTGGACGACTGA